A window of the Dermatophagoides farinae isolate YC_2012a chromosome 2, ASM2471394v1, whole genome shotgun sequence genome harbors these coding sequences:
- the LOC124499501 gene encoding LOW QUALITY PROTEIN: iron-sulfur cluster transfer protein NUBPL (The sequence of the model RefSeq protein was modified relative to this genomic sequence to represent the inferred CDS: deleted 1 base in 1 codon): MHTPKNLCRIFSIIDRSMIWTCLSSYSTTTASDRRRAGIPKKLPIAGVKNVLLVSSAKGGVGKSLIAVNLAYAIRSLDQNKRVGILDADVYGPSLPTMIGLREKPTTNKQNLIIPLVNYGVKCMSMGFLVDEENPIVWRGLMVMSAMEKLLRSVYWGELDVLIVDMPPGTGDTQLSIVQNIPIDGIIMVTTPQKVCLADVVRGTKMFNDLNVPIYGFVKNMSHFVCGKCSHHEPIFDSNELEGLAKKFNTEILANIPLDRNLSKAADDGCPLVIKNVNNPISQIFIQLAEKVLSKLENQR, from the exons ATGCATACTCCCAAAAATTTATGTCgtattttttctatcatcGACCGATCGATGATATGGACATGTTTGTCTTCATATTCAACAACCACAGCCTCTGATAGACGACGGGCAGgtattccaaaaaaattaccgATTGCAGGTGTTAAAAATGTCTTACTTGTATCGTCAGCTAAAGGCGGTGTtggaaaatcattgattgctGTTAATTTGGCCTATGCTATTAGATCTTTAGATCAG aaCAAAAGAGTTGGCATACTTGATGCCGATGTATATGGGCCATCATTACCAACTATGATTGGTTTAAGAGAAAAACCCACAACTAATAAAC AAAACCTAATAATTCCATTGGTTAACTATGGAGTAAAATGTATGTCTATGGGATTTCTAGTCGATGAAGAGAATCCAATCGTTTGGCGTGGATTAATGGTCATGTCTGCCATGGAAAAACTTTTACGATCAGTGTATTGGGGAGAACTAGAtgtattgattgttgatatGCCACCTGGAACAGGCGATACTCAATTGTCAATTGTACAGAACATACCAATCGATGGTATTATTATGGTTACGACACCTCAAAAAGTTTGCCTAGCC GATGTTGTTCGTGGTACAAAAATGTTTAATGATTTAAATGTTCCCATTTATGGATTTGTAAAAAACATGAGCCATTTTGTATGTGGTAAATGCTCACATCATGAACcaatttttgattccaaCGAATTAGAAGGTTTGgctaaaaaatttaacacaGAAATTTTAGCCAACATTCCTTTGGATCGTAATTTATCAAAAGctgctgatgatggttgCCCGTTAGTAATCAAAAATGTTAATAATCCAATTTCACAAATATTTATTCAGCTTGCAGAAAAAGTTTTATCCAAATTAGAAAatcaaagatga